A section of the Streptomyces sp. Je 1-369 genome encodes:
- a CDS encoding formimidoylglutamate deiminase — MTTETYWLEQAWLDTNVEPGVAVDVDGDRITAVRKGVDAPPPGATVLRGLTLPGLANAHSHAFHRALRGTVQVGSGTFWTWREVMYSVADRLTPETYHALARAVYAEMALAGITTVGEFHYLHHAPGGTPYTDPNAMGEALIAAAADAGVRITLLDTAYVASGLLDADRGKSPDRHQLRFSDGTTEAWAERASLLKDRPHARIGAAIHSVRAVPARQLATVAEWSSARRAPLHVHLSEQTAENEACMSTHGRTPTRLLSDHGVLGPRTTGIHNTHLTDEDIALLGASSTGTCMCPTTERDLADGIGPALRLQRAGSPLSLGSDSHAVIDILEEARAMELNERLRSHTRGHWTAAALLRAATADGHAALGWPDAGTLERGALADLTTIALDSVRTAGPLPRLAAETAVFAATAADVRHTVVGGVHVVRDGAHALVQDVPGALTEAVAALRD, encoded by the coding sequence GTGACGACGGAGACTTACTGGCTTGAGCAGGCCTGGCTCGACACGAACGTCGAGCCGGGCGTCGCGGTCGACGTGGACGGCGACCGGATCACCGCCGTCCGCAAGGGCGTCGACGCGCCCCCGCCCGGCGCGACGGTCCTGCGCGGCCTGACGCTCCCGGGCCTCGCGAACGCCCACTCGCACGCGTTCCACCGCGCGCTGCGCGGCACGGTCCAGGTCGGCTCCGGCACGTTCTGGACGTGGCGCGAGGTCATGTACTCGGTGGCGGACCGCCTCACCCCCGAGACGTACCACGCCCTGGCGCGGGCGGTGTACGCGGAGATGGCGCTGGCCGGCATCACGACGGTGGGCGAGTTCCACTACCTCCACCACGCACCCGGCGGCACGCCCTACACGGACCCGAACGCGATGGGCGAGGCCCTGATCGCGGCGGCGGCGGACGCGGGCGTCCGCATCACGCTCCTCGACACGGCGTACGTGGCGTCAGGCCTCCTCGACGCGGACCGGGGCAAGTCCCCGGACCGCCACCAGCTGCGCTTCTCCGACGGTACGACGGAGGCGTGGGCGGAGCGGGCGTCGCTCCTCAAGGACCGCCCGCACGCCAGGATCGGTGCGGCGATCCACTCCGTACGCGCGGTACCGGCGCGGCAGCTGGCCACGGTGGCGGAGTGGTCGTCCGCCCGCCGGGCCCCCCTCCACGTGCACCTCTCCGAGCAGACGGCGGAGAACGAGGCGTGCATGTCGACACACGGCCGCACGCCCACGCGACTCCTCTCGGACCACGGAGTCCTGGGCCCGCGCACGACAGGCATCCACAACACCCACCTCACGGACGAGGACATCGCCCTGCTGGGCGCCTCGTCGACCGGCACCTGCATGTGCCCGACGACGGAACGCGACCTGGCGGACGGCATCGGCCCGGCGCTCCGCCTCCAACGGGCGGGCAGCCCGCTCTCCCTGGGCAGCGACAGCCACGCGGTGATCGACATCCTGGAGGAGGCCCGCGCCATGGAGCTCAACGAACGCCTCCGCTCCCACACGCGCGGCCACTGGACGGCGGCGGCGCTGCTCCGCGCGGCAACGGCGGACGGCCACGCGGCCCTGGGCTGGCCCGACGCGGGCACGCTGGAGCGGGGCGCGCTGGCGGATCTGACGACCATTGCTCTGGACTCGGTCCGCACGGCGGGCCCGCTCCCGCGCCTCGCGGCGGAGACGGCGGTCTTCGCGGCGACGGCGGCGGACGTCCGCCATACGGTGGTCGGGGGCGTTCATGTCGTCCGGGACGGCGCACACGCACTGGTCCAGGACGTGCCGGGGGCGCTGACGGAGGCGGTGGCAGCGCTGCGAGATTAG
- a CDS encoding allantoate amidohydrolase: MWAELLPIGRDTRSRGYRRYAWTAADADCRAWFKAQADTRGLTYELDRNGNQWAWLGDPAAGDAVVTGSHLDSVPDGGAFDGPLGVVSSFAALDELRSRNAQFSRPLAIVNFGDEEGARFGLACVGSRLTAGQLTVEAAHRLTDGDGVTLPRAMEAAGYDPYGIGPDPERLARIGAFVELHVEQGRALDLSGDPVGIASAIWPHGRWRFDFRGEANHAGTTRLVDRRDPMLSYAETVLAARREAELAGAVATFGKISVEPNGVNAIPSLVRGWLDSRAADQSTLDTVVTGIEKAAREYAERHGIDLDVVRESFTPVIEFEDALRDELAKILGARGRAERPHPLPVLGTGAGHDAGILSGSIPTAMLFVRNPTGVSHSPAEFAAEDDCLAGVTALADVLEGLACR; this comes from the coding sequence ATGTGGGCGGAGCTGCTGCCCATCGGCCGCGACACCCGCAGTCGCGGCTACCGCCGATACGCCTGGACGGCAGCCGACGCGGACTGCCGCGCCTGGTTCAAGGCGCAGGCGGACACCCGCGGACTGACGTACGAGCTGGACCGCAACGGCAACCAGTGGGCCTGGCTCGGCGACCCCGCGGCCGGTGACGCCGTGGTCACCGGCTCCCACCTGGACTCGGTCCCGGACGGCGGCGCGTTCGACGGCCCGCTGGGAGTGGTGTCGTCGTTCGCGGCACTGGACGAACTCAGGTCAAGAAACGCCCAGTTCAGCCGCCCGCTCGCGATCGTCAACTTCGGCGACGAGGAGGGCGCCCGCTTCGGCCTGGCCTGCGTGGGCTCCCGCCTCACCGCGGGACAGCTGACGGTCGAGGCCGCGCACAGGCTCACGGACGGCGACGGAGTGACGCTGCCGAGGGCGATGGAAGCGGCGGGCTACGACCCGTACGGCATCGGCCCGGACCCCGAACGCCTGGCCCGCATCGGCGCGTTCGTGGAGCTGCACGTGGAACAGGGCCGCGCCCTCGACCTCTCCGGCGACCCGGTGGGCATCGCCTCCGCCATCTGGCCGCACGGCCGCTGGCGCTTCGACTTCCGGGGCGAGGCGAACCACGCGGGCACGACGCGCCTGGTCGACCGCCGCGACCCGATGCTGTCGTACGCGGAGACGGTCCTGGCGGCACGCCGCGAGGCCGAACTCGCGGGCGCGGTCGCCACCTTCGGCAAGATCTCGGTCGAGCCGAACGGCGTCAACGCGATCCCGTCGCTCGTACGCGGCTGGCTGGACTCGCGCGCGGCCGACCAGTCGACGCTGGACACGGTGGTGACCGGCATCGAGAAGGCGGCCCGCGAGTACGCGGAACGCCACGGCATCGACCTCGACGTCGTCCGCGAGTCGTTCACACCGGTCATCGAGTTCGAGGACGCGCTCCGCGACGAGCTGGCCAAGATCCTCGGAGCACGCGGCCGCGCGGAGCGCCCGCACCCGCTCCCGGTCCTCGGCACGGGCGCGGGACACGACGCGGGTATTTTGTCCGGCTCGATCCCCACCGCCATGCTGTTCGTACGGAACCCCACGGGTGTCTCGCACTCCCCGGCCGAGTTCGCCGCCGAGGACGACTGCCTGGCCGGGGTGACCGCACTGGCCGACGTACTGGAAGGGCTGGCGTGCAGGTGA
- a CDS encoding diaminopimelate decarboxylase: MGHDEDNDQTTVLRADTAPGNPAPSAPGSDAAARRDRAVRAAVEQGVVGPAAPVAGLLDVTGIRASAAALHAAFEAVIPPGTPVLHAFAVKATPLVPVLRLLRAAGIGAEVASPGELALARAAGMPPTATVLDSPAKTAAELREALALGIAVNADNPQELARIDAMTRSALTGSPIGIRVNPQIGGGAIGALSTATATSKFGVPLRDEDAREWVIRAFLDRPWLTRLHAHSGSQGMPLEMMVRGVAAAYELAEEINERAGRQQVDTVDIGGGLPVNFGSDDETPTHAQYARRLKSRVPGLLDGRYGIVTEFGRSLLAKHGTVLARVEYAKRAGGRPIAVTHAGVQVATRTVYAPASWPLRIAAFDVKGLPKSGPAVGQDVAGPACFAGDLLAENRPLPLLEPGDYVAALDTGAYYFAQHYSYNSLARPGVHGFAADADDVRFAVVREPQTLDEIVAEAGGGAERDALRNL, encoded by the coding sequence ATGGGCCACGACGAGGACAACGACCAGACCACGGTTCTCCGCGCGGACACGGCGCCCGGGAACCCCGCACCCTCCGCTCCCGGGAGCGACGCCGCCGCCCGCCGCGACCGCGCCGTCCGCGCCGCCGTCGAGCAGGGCGTCGTCGGCCCCGCCGCCCCCGTCGCGGGCCTCCTCGACGTCACCGGCATCCGCGCGAGCGCCGCCGCCCTGCACGCCGCCTTCGAGGCCGTCATCCCGCCCGGCACCCCCGTCCTGCACGCCTTCGCGGTGAAGGCGACCCCGCTCGTCCCGGTCCTGCGGCTGCTGCGCGCGGCCGGCATCGGCGCCGAGGTGGCGAGCCCCGGCGAGCTCGCCCTGGCACGGGCCGCCGGGATGCCGCCCACCGCGACCGTCCTCGACTCGCCCGCCAAGACCGCCGCCGAACTCCGCGAGGCCCTCGCGCTCGGCATCGCCGTGAACGCGGACAACCCGCAGGAACTGGCCCGCATAGACGCCATGACCCGGTCGGCGCTGACCGGCTCCCCCATCGGCATCCGCGTCAACCCGCAGATCGGCGGCGGCGCGATCGGCGCCCTCTCGACGGCGACGGCCACGTCCAAGTTCGGGGTGCCGCTGCGCGACGAGGACGCCAGGGAGTGGGTGATCCGCGCCTTCCTCGACCGACCGTGGCTGACCCGCCTGCACGCGCACTCCGGGTCGCAGGGCATGCCCCTGGAGATGATGGTGCGGGGCGTGGCGGCCGCGTACGAGCTGGCCGAGGAGATCAACGAACGTGCCGGGCGGCAGCAGGTCGACACCGTCGACATCGGCGGCGGCCTGCCGGTCAACTTCGGCTCGGACGACGAGACCCCGACCCACGCCCAGTACGCGCGCCGCCTCAAGTCACGGGTGCCGGGGCTGCTCGACGGGCGGTACGGCATCGTCACCGAGTTCGGCCGCTCGCTGCTCGCCAAGCACGGCACGGTGCTCGCCCGCGTCGAGTACGCGAAACGGGCGGGCGGCCGGCCCATCGCCGTGACGCACGCGGGCGTGCAGGTGGCGACGAGGACCGTGTACGCGCCCGCGTCCTGGCCGCTGCGGATCGCCGCGTTCGACGTGAAGGGGCTGCCCAAGAGCGGGCCCGCCGTCGGCCAGGACGTCGCGGGCCCGGCCTGCTTCGCGGGCGACCTGCTCGCCGAGAACCGTCCGCTGCCGCTGCTCGAACCGGGTGACTACGTAGCCGCGTTGGACACCGGCGCGTATTACTTCGCTCAGCACTACTCGTACAACAGCCTCGCCAGGCCCGGCGTTCACGGGTTCGCCGCCGACGCCGACGACGTGCGCTTCGCCGTGGTGCGGGAGCCGCAGACGCTGGACGAGATCGTGGCGGAGGCGGGCGGCGGAGCGGAACGGGACGCGCTGCGGAACCTCTGA
- the hutU gene encoding urocanate hydratase gives MSGPRPVRAPRGTELSALGWQQEAALRMLQNNLDPEVAEHPDKLVVYGGTGKAARDWRSFDAMVRTLKTLKQDETMLVQSGRPVGVMQTHEWAPRVLIANSNLVGDWANWEEFRRLEQLGLTMYGQMTAGSWIYIGTQGILQGTYETFAAVAAKKFNGTLAGTITLTAGLGGMGGAQPLAVTMNDGVAICIDVDPRAIERRIEHRYLDVKADSLEHALQLATDARDQRKPLSIGLLGNAADLVPRMLAEGAPIDIVTDQTSAHDPLAYLPTGVDFDDMQTYATKDPAGFTTRARESMAKHVEAMVGFMDAGAEVFDYGNSIRGEAQLAGYDRAFAFPGFVPAYIRPLFCEGKGPFRWAALSGEASDIHKTDKALLDLFPENESLHRWIKMAGERVHFQGLPARICWLGQGERDKAGDMFNDMVGNGTLAAPLAIGRDHLDCGSVASPYRETEAMLDGSDAIADWPLLNAMVNVASGASWVSIHHGGGVGMGRSIHAGQVSVADGTKLAGEKIRRVLTNDPGMGVIRHVDAGYDIAETVADEKGVRVPMREGGEA, from the coding sequence ATGTCAGGACCCCGCCCCGTACGGGCACCGCGCGGTACGGAACTGAGCGCCCTGGGATGGCAGCAGGAAGCCGCCCTCCGCATGCTGCAGAACAACCTCGACCCCGAGGTCGCCGAGCACCCCGACAAGCTCGTCGTCTACGGCGGCACCGGCAAGGCGGCCCGCGACTGGCGCTCCTTCGACGCGATGGTCCGCACCCTCAAGACCCTCAAGCAGGACGAGACGATGCTCGTCCAGTCCGGCCGCCCCGTCGGCGTCATGCAGACCCACGAGTGGGCGCCGCGCGTCCTCATCGCCAACTCCAACCTGGTCGGCGACTGGGCGAACTGGGAGGAGTTCCGCCGCCTGGAGCAGCTCGGCCTCACCATGTACGGCCAGATGACCGCCGGTTCCTGGATCTACATCGGCACGCAGGGCATCCTCCAGGGCACGTACGAGACGTTCGCCGCCGTCGCCGCGAAGAAGTTCAACGGCACGCTCGCCGGGACGATCACCCTCACCGCGGGCCTCGGCGGCATGGGCGGCGCCCAGCCCCTCGCGGTGACGATGAACGACGGCGTCGCGATCTGTATCGACGTCGACCCGCGCGCCATCGAGCGCCGCATCGAGCACCGGTACCTGGACGTGAAGGCCGACTCCCTGGAGCACGCCCTCCAGCTCGCGACGGACGCCCGCGACCAGCGCAAGCCCCTGTCCATCGGCCTGCTCGGCAACGCGGCGGACCTCGTCCCGCGCATGCTCGCCGAGGGCGCCCCCATCGACATCGTGACGGACCAGACCTCCGCCCACGACCCGCTCGCATACCTGCCGACGGGCGTCGACTTCGACGACATGCAGACGTACGCGACGAAGGACCCGGCGGGCTTCACGACCCGCGCCCGCGAGTCGATGGCGAAGCACGTCGAGGCGATGGTCGGCTTCATGGACGCGGGCGCCGAGGTCTTCGACTACGGCAACTCGATCCGCGGCGAGGCCCAACTCGCTGGCTACGACCGCGCGTTCGCGTTCCCCGGCTTCGTCCCCGCCTACATCCGCCCCCTCTTCTGCGAGGGCAAGGGCCCGTTCCGCTGGGCGGCGCTGTCCGGCGAGGCGTCCGACATCCACAAGACGGACAAGGCGCTCCTCGACCTCTTCCCCGAGAACGAGTCCCTCCACCGCTGGATCAAGATGGCGGGCGAGCGCGTCCACTTCCAGGGCCTCCCCGCCCGCATCTGCTGGCTCGGCCAGGGCGAGCGCGACAAGGCGGGCGACATGTTCAACGACATGGTCGGCAACGGCACGCTCGCCGCGCCCCTCGCGATCGGCCGCGACCACCTGGACTGCGGCTCCGTCGCCTCCCCGTACCGCGAGACGGAGGCCATGCTCGACGGCTCCGACGCGATCGCCGACTGGCCGCTCCTCAACGCGATGGTGAACGTCGCGTCGGGCGCGTCCTGGGTCTCCATCCACCACGGCGGCGGCGTCGGCATGGGCCGCTCCATCCACGCGGGCCAGGTCTCGGTCGCCGACGGCACGAAGCTCGCGGGCGAGAAGATCCGCCGCGTCCTCACGAACGACCCCGGGATGGGCGTGATCCGGCACGTCGACGCGGGCTACGACATCGCGGAGACCGTCGCGGACGAGAAGGGCGTACGGGTTCCCATGCGCGAGGGCGGGGAAGCGTGA